A part of Antechinus flavipes isolate AdamAnt ecotype Samford, QLD, Australia chromosome 6, AdamAnt_v2, whole genome shotgun sequence genomic DNA contains:
- the MRPL16 gene encoding 39S ribosomal protein L16, mitochondrial, translating into MWRLVSRVGDPVLNVLPSGPGAAQPLSAGMKTFLPVPTYEGVTIPDKPKLKFVDRIPIVPKVRREPKHLNDIRGPSTEATDFTEGNFGILALGGGYLHWGHFEMMRLTINRSLDSKNMFAIWRVPGPYKPITRKGIGQRMGGGKGAIDHYVTAVRTGRLILEIGGRCEFGEVEPFLKQVAHKLPFRAKAVSRESLEKMREEQRERELNNQNPWTFERIASANMLGLRKVLSPYDLTQKGRYWGKFFMPERV; encoded by the exons ATGTGGCGGCTGGTGTCGCGCGTCGGTGATCCCGTCCTGAACGTGCTCCCGTCAG GTCCTGGAGCCGCCCAGCCCCTCAGTGCTGGCATGAAGACCTTCCTCCCGGTACCGACCTATGAAG GTGTTACTATTCCCGATAAGCCCAAGCTCAAGTTTGTTGATCGGATCCCAATCGTGCCGAAGGTGAGACGGGAACCCAAGCACCTGAACGACATCCGAGGACCGTCCACCGAAGCCACAGACTTCACCGAGGGTAATTTTGGTATCCTG GCTCTGGGTGGCGGCTATCTTCACTGGGGCCATTTTGAAATGATGCGTCTGACAATCAACCGTTCCTTGGACAGCAAGAACATGTTTGCCATCTGGCGTGTCCCCGGCCCTTACAAGCCCATCACCCGGAAGGGCATAGGCCAGCGCATGGGCGGCGGCAAAGGTGCCATCGACCACTACGTGACGGCGGTCAGGACCGGCCGCCTCATCCTGGAGATCGGGGGCCGCTGCGAGTTTGGTGAGGTGGAACCCTTCCTCAAGCAGGTGGCCCACAAGCTGCCCTTCCGAGCCAAGGCCGTGAGCCGAGAGTCTCTGGAAAAGATGCGGGAGGAGCAGAGGGAGCGGGAGCTCAACAACCAGAATCCCTGGACCTTCGAGCGCATCGCCTCAGCCAACATGCTGGGGCTGAGGAAGGTGCTGAGCCCCTACGACCTGACCCAGAAGGGGCGCTACTGGGGCAAGTTCTTCATGCCCGAGCGTGTCTAA